From a single Bacteroidia bacterium genomic region:
- a CDS encoding LysM peptidoglycan-binding domain-containing protein, with protein sequence MKSSVILLTLVTFSLSLFSQVSPNRSKLLPDDQPVKRDAGVSESVETDTPTKGSSFLELSGEDPVTEQIDDLKRDYSFSRPTTSTYDTLLLNTQGFRAAEVPAYSASAIRSRMYELPTIIPLDYNAYVQRYIDVYTVKKRDQTARMMGLAKVYFPMFEEQLDREGLPLELKYLSVVESALNPHARSRVGATGLWQFMLGTAKMYNLEVNSYVDERCDPLKSTTAATQYLKNAYNEFGDWLLAIASYNCGSGNVRKAIARSGGKQNFWEIMEYLPRETRGYVPAFVAATYSFEFASEHNIYPIYVDFDLGQDTIHITRLDITLQEIAEITRTDYDVLKNLNPELKVDRIPYSSQPYILKVPAQTAVSFAANERQIASQYGKRRENFAPVNLTYASSSSTGSAPSRSSEAYIPKGTSVVYYTVRSGDVVGAIAEKYNVSPSQIADWNDLRRYRIKAGQKLKIYTSKSVAQQAGARQITPSLAGPVAAPSTSIASTKIVTHTVRSGETLWGIANQYDGVNVETILSLNQGVNAKNLKAGQKIRVR encoded by the coding sequence ATGAAGTCATCTGTAATTCTGTTAACACTGGTTACTTTTTCTCTCTCCTTATTTTCACAGGTTAGCCCCAACAGGTCCAAACTCCTTCCTGATGATCAACCCGTAAAAAGAGATGCGGGAGTGTCCGAATCTGTCGAAACAGATACGCCTACCAAAGGTTCTAGTTTTCTGGAACTTTCTGGTGAAGACCCTGTTACAGAGCAAATTGACGACCTGAAGCGTGATTATTCATTTTCCAGACCAACCACCAGCACTTACGATACCCTCCTGCTAAATACTCAGGGGTTCCGCGCTGCGGAGGTCCCCGCCTATTCTGCCAGTGCGATCCGTAGCCGGATGTATGAATTGCCGACGATTATTCCGCTGGACTACAATGCCTATGTCCAACGGTATATTGACGTTTATACTGTGAAAAAAAGAGATCAGACAGCGAGAATGATGGGCCTGGCCAAAGTGTATTTCCCCATGTTTGAAGAACAACTCGACCGTGAAGGTTTACCACTGGAATTGAAATATCTGTCGGTTGTGGAAAGCGCTCTTAATCCTCATGCCCGCTCGCGGGTAGGTGCTACGGGACTTTGGCAGTTTATGCTGGGTACAGCCAAAATGTATAACCTGGAAGTAAATTCTTATGTGGACGAGCGTTGCGATCCGTTGAAGTCTACTACAGCTGCCACACAATATCTGAAAAATGCCTACAATGAATTTGGCGACTGGCTGCTGGCAATTGCTTCGTACAATTGCGGAAGTGGAAATGTGCGCAAAGCCATTGCCCGAAGTGGTGGCAAACAAAATTTCTGGGAAATTATGGAATATCTGCCCCGGGAGACGCGGGGCTATGTACCGGCGTTTGTAGCTGCTACTTATTCTTTTGAATTTGCTTCTGAACATAATATTTACCCGATTTATGTCGATTTTGACCTGGGCCAGGATACCATTCATATTACCCGTCTGGATATTACACTTCAGGAAATCGCAGAAATTACCCGTACCGACTATGATGTGCTCAAAAATTTAAACCCTGAGCTAAAGGTTGACCGGATTCCTTATTCATCTCAACCCTATATTTTGAAAGTGCCGGCACAGACAGCGGTTTCTTTTGCCGCAAATGAAAGGCAGATCGCCAGCCAGTATGGCAAACGTAGAGAAAATTTCGCACCGGTAAATCTTACCTATGCCTCGTCTTCTTCTACTGGCAGTGCTCCTTCCCGCAGCTCTGAAGCCTATATCCCTAAAGGTACTTCAGTTGTTTACTATACGGTTCGCTCCGGCGATGTAGTAGGTGCGATTGCCGAAAAATACAATGTCTCCCCCAGCCAGATTGCTGACTGGAATGACCTTCGCCGCTATCGCATCAAAGCCGGCCAAAAACTGAAAATTTATACAAGTAAATCAGTCGCTCAGCAGGCAGGTGCAAGGCAAATTACCCCTTCGCTTGCAGGACCAGTAGCTGCTCCGTCAACATCTATTGCCAGTACAAAGATCGTTACTCACACCGTACGCTCCGGCGAAACCCTGTGGGGAATTGCCAACCAATACGATGGCGTAAATGTTGAAACGATTCTCTCTCTAAACCAGGGAGTCAACGCAAAAAACCTGAAAGCAGGACAGAAGATCAGGGTGCGGTAG
- a CDS encoding PepSY-like domain-containing protein, with protein MKNLSFKSILVIFSFTLLFASCKWVDDVDMYRRVKVEDLPSTIIEYVDLNYPNATIQRAWRDNDGYEIRLSNGREINFDLDGIMIYEEDDYYDSVSLNNLPPAISQYLSSNYPGTPLIAVFMDDDEYKVLLASGHEVYFSKNGSFLRVESNPGYTLVPANQLPAPVTAYLSAQYPGLSVVAVWMDDDGYEVFLSNGIELNFSLDGTFLYAG; from the coding sequence ATGAAAAATCTATCGTTCAAATCAATTCTGGTCATTTTTTCATTTACACTGTTGTTCGCTTCCTGCAAGTGGGTGGATGATGTGGATATGTACCGTCGGGTAAAAGTAGAGGATTTGCCTTCAACCATAATTGAGTATGTCGATTTGAATTATCCCAATGCAACGATCCAACGGGCATGGCGTGACAACGATGGATATGAAATCCGGTTGTCAAACGGTCGGGAAATCAACTTTGACCTGGATGGTATCATGATTTATGAGGAAGATGATTATTACGATTCGGTATCCTTAAACAATTTGCCTCCTGCCATTAGCCAGTATTTATCAAGTAACTATCCAGGGACGCCGTTGATAGCTGTATTTATGGATGATGATGAATATAAAGTGCTGCTTGCCAGCGGCCATGAGGTGTATTTTAGTAAGAATGGAAGCTTCCTTCGTGTGGAGTCCAACCCGGGTTATACCCTCGTGCCTGCAAACCAGTTACCCGCACCAGTAACGGCCTACCTCTCGGCCCAATACCCAGGTCTATCTGTGGTCGCTGTGTGGATGGACGATGATGGCTATGAAGTATTCCTCAGCAACGGCATAGAGCTCAACTTTTCGCTGGACGGAACCTTTTTGTATGCGGGTTAG
- a CDS encoding tetratricopeptide repeat protein, producing MKTLSVLTFFLLLKLAGIGQSTEKEQALELCRTAIKLMDNGQLDESIDLLTKAQKLDPERIDYPYETAYAYYQKKDYAKAIEILHSITNHRDVTFHSFQLLGNSYDLAGEPDKALEIYAQGMNKFPEAGNFYLESGNIEYARENYNEAIAYWEKGIKVDPNYPSNYYWLSKSFSFTNEKIWALFYGEIFINLEPGTSRTKEISKLLYNTYQKSYVGESSTSGEFKLTEKGFVINAENKDDLKKIKKGILPFEGTFASIFVLSAINFLSRIDIATIAEARANFLKYWFDEKKMDKHYENKLLSYQNGLKENGLFEAYSYWLLAEGNPEQFEAWYMKNSEKFAEFADWFRANTISIRSKDLYSRRDY from the coding sequence ATGAAAACATTATCTGTATTGACTTTTTTTCTATTGCTTAAATTGGCTGGTATTGGACAAAGCACTGAAAAAGAACAAGCACTTGAGTTGTGTAGAACAGCAATTAAATTAATGGATAATGGACAACTGGATGAATCAATTGATTTGTTGACAAAAGCGCAAAAACTTGATCCTGAAAGAATTGATTATCCTTATGAAACAGCCTATGCATATTATCAAAAAAAGGATTATGCAAAGGCAATAGAAATCCTTCATTCTATCACAAATCATCGGGACGTGACATTCCATTCATTTCAATTGCTGGGTAATTCCTATGATTTAGCTGGTGAACCCGATAAAGCCTTGGAAATCTATGCTCAGGGAATGAATAAGTTTCCTGAAGCTGGTAATTTCTACTTAGAATCAGGTAATATTGAATACGCTCGTGAGAACTACAATGAAGCAATAGCCTATTGGGAAAAGGGTATTAAGGTGGATCCCAATTATCCCTCAAATTACTATTGGTTATCAAAATCATTTTCGTTTACAAACGAAAAGATTTGGGCCTTGTTTTACGGTGAGATTTTTATCAATCTGGAACCAGGAACAAGCCGTACGAAAGAAATAAGTAAGCTCTTGTATAATACATACCAGAAAAGTTATGTAGGGGAGTCCTCTACCAGTGGAGAATTTAAGCTTACTGAAAAAGGTTTTGTGATCAATGCTGAAAATAAGGATGATTTGAAAAAAATTAAAAAAGGGATACTCCCTTTTGAAGGTACATTTGCATCCATATTCGTTTTGTCTGCAATTAATTTTCTTAGCAGGATTGATATAGCAACAATTGCAGAGGCAAGAGCAAATTTTCTGAAATATTGGTTTGATGAAAAAAAAATGGATAAACACTATGAAAATAAGCTTCTCTCTTATCAAAACGGACTGAAAGAAAACGGGTTATTTGAAGCATATTCATATTGGCTTTTAGCCGAAGGGAATCCAGAACAATTCGAAGCGTGGTACATGAAAAATTCGGAAAAGTTTGCGGAATTTGCAGATTGGTTTCGTGCTAATACGATTAGTATTAGATCAAAGGATTTGTATTCAAGAAGAGATTATTGA
- a CDS encoding DinB family protein codes for MENHLLETWQIHNRINLYLLDAIQEEYLADVSASKGRNVGEQFAHIHNVRLMWLKAAAPNLLEGLDKLEKGPGITKQSLSSALTASSVAIEQLLAAGLESNRIKGFKPHTSAFLGYLISHESHHRGQIMLCLKQSGHPVDKKIQFGLWEWGVR; via the coding sequence ATGGAAAATCATCTCCTCGAAACCTGGCAAATCCACAACCGCATCAATCTCTACCTCTTAGATGCGATACAGGAAGAATACCTCGCCGACGTCTCTGCTTCCAAAGGCAGAAATGTCGGTGAGCAATTTGCCCACATTCACAACGTGCGCCTCATGTGGCTCAAAGCGGCTGCACCTAATCTTTTGGAAGGTCTCGACAAACTGGAAAAAGGCCCTGGAATAACCAAACAGTCGCTTTCATCGGCACTGACAGCCAGCAGCGTTGCTATCGAACAACTGCTGGCTGCCGGTTTGGAATCAAACCGGATCAAGGGGTTTAAACCCCATACCTCTGCCTTTTTGGGTTATCTGATCTCTCACGAGTCTCATCACAGGGGCCAGATCATGTTATGTCTGAAACAATCCGGCCATCCTGTAGATAAGAAAATTCAGTTTGGTTTATGGGAATGGGGGGTTCGATGA
- the gatA gene encoding Asp-tRNA(Asn)/Glu-tRNA(Gln) amidotransferase subunit GatA — protein sequence MKDYQKLAEIQQDLSTGLLRCSDLVDLYLARIESSRDLNLFVEVYAQEAREKAAEIDRKIAAGTAGKLAGLVIGIKDVLCYKGHTLTAGSGVLKDFESQFTATAISRLLAEDAIVIGRQNCDEFAMGSSTETSIYGPAHNPIDPSRVTGGSSGASAASVRANLCHAALGSDTGGSVRQPASFCGVVGLKPTYGRVSRWGLIAYASSFDQIGPVTRSVEDAARILEVMAGKDEYDNTSSSEPVPAYTEAVLPENKIQRATIGYIREAVESEGMDPEIRQRVMQMLEELKAKGHVVKALDFPLLEYVVPCYYVLTTAEASSNLARFDGVHYGYRSAHSADLEELYVKSRTEGFGPEVRKRIMLGAFVLSSGYYDAYYTKAMKVRRLIRDKTEQLFESCDYILLPTAPTPAFKLGEKISDPVEMYLSDIYTVHANLAGVPAVSVPAGTHSSGLPFGVQLMGKKFDEAGLLSFASQIYG from the coding sequence ATGAAAGATTATCAGAAGCTTGCTGAAATTCAGCAGGACTTATCTACCGGATTATTGCGGTGCAGTGATCTGGTAGATTTGTATTTAGCCCGGATTGAGTCCTCCCGTGATCTCAATCTTTTTGTAGAGGTTTACGCGCAGGAGGCCCGCGAAAAAGCCGCAGAAATCGACCGTAAAATTGCTGCAGGTACAGCCGGGAAACTGGCCGGCCTGGTTATTGGGATCAAAGATGTGCTCTGCTATAAAGGGCATACGCTTACGGCGGGTTCTGGTGTGTTGAAAGATTTTGAGTCTCAATTTACCGCTACAGCGATCAGTCGCCTGCTTGCCGAAGATGCCATTGTTATTGGCCGGCAAAACTGCGATGAATTTGCAATGGGTTCCTCTACCGAGACGAGTATCTACGGTCCGGCCCATAATCCTATTGATCCTTCCCGGGTGACGGGTGGTTCTTCGGGTGCTTCTGCCGCTTCCGTCCGTGCCAATCTCTGCCATGCTGCGCTTGGCTCTGATACCGGTGGCTCTGTCAGGCAACCTGCTTCTTTTTGCGGGGTCGTAGGGTTAAAACCTACCTACGGGCGGGTAAGCCGCTGGGGGTTGATCGCCTATGCTTCTTCCTTTGACCAGATCGGACCAGTTACCCGTTCGGTGGAAGACGCTGCAAGAATACTCGAAGTGATGGCCGGTAAGGATGAATATGATAATACCTCTTCTTCTGAACCCGTTCCTGCATATACGGAAGCCGTTCTCCCTGAAAATAAAATCCAGCGTGCAACCATTGGCTATATCCGCGAAGCTGTCGAGAGTGAGGGCATGGACCCCGAAATCCGCCAGCGGGTGATGCAGATGCTTGAAGAGCTAAAAGCAAAGGGGCATGTAGTTAAAGCACTCGACTTTCCCTTGCTGGAATACGTTGTGCCTTGTTATTACGTACTGACCACAGCTGAAGCGTCGTCCAACCTCGCCCGCTTTGATGGGGTTCATTATGGCTACCGCTCCGCTCATAGCGCTGACCTAGAAGAGTTGTATGTCAAAAGCCGTACAGAAGGATTTGGACCCGAAGTCAGAAAACGGATTATGCTGGGCGCTTTTGTGCTTTCCTCCGGTTATTATGACGCGTATTACACCAAAGCCATGAAGGTCAGAAGGCTGATCCGCGACAAAACCGAACAACTGTTTGAATCCTGCGATTATATTTTACTTCCTACAGCGCCTACCCCTGCATTTAAGCTGGGCGAAAAAATATCTGACCCTGTAGAAATGTATTTGAGCGATATTTATACCGTACACGCCAATCTGGCTGGTGTGCCTGCTGTATCTGTACCTGCGGGTACGCATAGTAGCGGCCTTCCTTTTGGTGTTCAACTCATGGGCAAAAAGTTTGATGAAGCAGGTTTGCTGAGCTTTGCTTCCCAAATTTATGGCTGA
- the tatA gene encoding twin-arginine translocase TatA/TatE family subunit produces the protein MIMLGIIPGGSEWVLILLAVLLLFGAKKIPELARGLGKGIREFKDASREIKREIESEVSASDDPKHLNQ, from the coding sequence ATGATTATGTTAGGTATTATTCCAGGTGGCAGCGAATGGGTTCTGATATTGCTGGCCGTATTGCTGCTGTTTGGTGCGAAAAAAATTCCTGAACTTGCGCGGGGGTTGGGAAAAGGTATTCGCGAATTTAAAGACGCTTCCCGCGAAATCAAGAGAGAAATCGAATCAGAAGTTTCGGCCTCCGACGATCCGAAGCATCTGAACCAGTGA